One window of Cervus canadensis isolate Bull #8, Minnesota chromosome 19, ASM1932006v1, whole genome shotgun sequence genomic DNA carries:
- the NPY1R gene encoding neuropeptide Y receptor type 1 — protein sequence MNSTSFSQVENHSIYYNFSEKNSRFLAFENDDCHLPLAMIFTLALAYGAVIILGVSGNLALIIIILKQKEMRNVTNILIVNLSFSDLLVAIMCLPFTFVYTLMDHWVFGEAMCKLNPFVQCVSITVSIFSLVLIAVERHQLIINPRGWRPSNRHAYVGIAVIWVLAVASSLPFLIYQVLTDEPFQNVTLDAFKDKYVCFDKFPSDSHRLSYTTLLLVLQYFGPLCFIFICYFKIYVRLKRRNSMMDKMRDNKYRSSEAKRINIMLLSIVVAFAVCWLPLTIFNTVFDWNHQIIATCNHNLLFLLCHLTAMISTCVNPIFYGFLNKNFQRDLQFFFNFCDFRSRDDDYETIAMSTMHTDVSKTSLKQASPVTLKKIHTDDNEKI from the exons ATGAATTCAACATCATTTTCTCAGGTGGAAAATCATTCAATCTATTATAACTTTTCAGAGAAGAATTCCCGGTTTTTGGCTTTTGAAAATGATGATTGTCATCTGCCCTTGGCCATGATATTCACGTTAGCACTTGCTTATGGAGCTGTGATCATTCTTGGGGTCTCTGGAAACCTGGCTTTGATCATCATCATCTTGAAacaaaaagagatgagaaatgtCACCAACATCCTGATTGTGAACCTTTCCTTCTCAGACTTGCTTGTGGCCATCATGTGTCTTCCCTTCACGTTTGTCTACACGCTGATGGACCACTGGGTTTTTGGTGAGGCAATGTGCAAGTTGAACCCCTTTGTGCAATGTGTTTCCATCACCGTGTCCATCTTCTCTCTGGTCCTTATTGCCGTGGAACGGCATCAGCTGATTATCAATCCTCGGGGTTGGAGACCAAGTAATAGACATGCATACGTAGGTATTGCTGTCATCTGGGTccttgctgtggcttcttctctgcccttccTGATCTATCAAGTGTTGACAGATGAGCCATTCCAAAATGTGACCCTTGATGCATTCAAGGACAAATACGTCTGCTTTGATAAATTTCCATCAGACTCTCACCGGCTGTCTTACACCACTCTCCTCTTGGTGCTGCAGTACTTTGGCCCgctctgttttatatttatttgctacTTCAAG ATATACGTAcgcttaaaaagaagaaacagcatgATGGATAAGATGAGAGACAATAAGTACAGGTCCAGTGAAGCCAAAAGAATCAACATCATGCTGCTGTCCATCGTGGTGGCGTTTGCTGTCTGCTGGCTGCCTCTCACCATCTTCAACACTGTGTTTGACTGGAACCATCAGATCATTGCTACCTGCAACCATAATCTGTTGTTCCTTCTCTGCCACCTCACAGCCATGATCTCCACTTGTGTCAACCCCATATTTTATGGCTTCCTGAACAAAAATTTCCAGAGAGACCTGCAGTTCTTCTTTAACTTTTGTGATTTCCGGTCTCGGGATGACGACTATGAGACCATCGCCATGTCCACCATGCATACGGATGTTTCTAAGACATCTCTGAAGCAAGCAAGCCCAGTCACACTTAAAAAGATCCACACTGATGATAATGAAAAAATCTGA